The genomic DNA TACAAGAGGACTTGATGTTGGTGCTATTGAAAATATTTATAAGAAGATAATGGAACAAAGAGATGCAGGAACGGCTGTTCTTCTTGTATCTCTTGAGCTTGAAGAGCTTATGAGTGTTTGTGATAGGATAGCTGTGATGTATGATGGGCAAATTGTAGGCGTTTTGGAGGATAATTTTGATGTTAATGTTATTGGTAAAATGATGACGGGTGGTATGGCTTAGATGAAGGTTGGTGGTCATAGATATAAAAAAATAGCTCTGGAATGTTTAAATTCACCGGTATTTATTAACTTTTTTGCATTGTGCTTAGGATTTTTAATTCTTGGTTTAGTAGTATCTCTTCTTGGTTATTCTCCCTTTAGGATGTATTACATAATAATAGAAATTATGTTTTCTTCTCCTAAGCATTTAGGTTACATTTTAAGCTATGCGACACCATTGATTTTTACAGGTCTCTCGGTAGGTATTGCTTTAAAAGCAGGACTTTTTAATATTGGCGTTGAAAGTCAGTTTATGCTTGGTTCAATTGCAGCTTTAATGGCAGGGCTTTTTTTCAAATTACCTCCTGTGTTGCATGTAATTTGCGTTTTTCTTGTGGCTTTTATTGTATCAGGAAGTTTGGGAATTTTAATTGGGTATTTAAAAGTTAAATTCAATATAAATGAAGTAATTTCAGGAATTATGTTTAATTGGATCATATTTCATATAAATAACATAATTATAGACATACCCTTTATTAAGAAAGATAATAGTGATTTATCTAAGTCAATAAGAGAAAGCGCTTTTATTGACTTTTTTGGTTCTTGGAAATTGTCACCTGAGGGACTTGCCTATAGGGCTGAGAACCCATTTATTAATGATTTACTAAAGGCACCTCTTAATTTTGGAATAATCATTGGAATTGTTCTTGCTGTTTTGATATGGGTTTTATTAAGTAAAACAATACTCGGATTTAAGATTAGCTCTATAGGTCATAATATAGATGCTTCTTATCGTGTGGGGATTGATATTAGAAAAGTTTTGCTATTTGCTATGTTTCTTTCAGGGGCCCTTGCAGGGCTTGCGGGAGCTGTACAGGTTATGGGTGTTAATAAGGCAATATTTAAGCTTTCTTACATGGAAGGTACTGGTCTTAATGGAATAGCTGTTTCTTTAATAGCAAATAATTCACCAATTGGAATAATATTTTCAAGTATTTTATTCTCGATTTTGCTTTATGGTAGTAGTAGAGTACAGAGTTTGATGGGTCTATCCTCTTCGATTGTGTCTTTGATGATAGGTATAGTAGTACTTGTGATTTCTGCTAGTCATTTTTTAAATAAGATGATTTTGGAGGGTATAAAAAGTGTTAAACGCAACAATATTCCTAATTAGTGAAACTTTAGTAAATTCTCAGACCTTAATTTTAGCGGGTTTGGGAGGCCTTATAAGCGAGAAAAGTGGAATAATAAATATTGGACTTGAGGGAACAATGGCTCTTGGTGCATTTGTTGGTGCTACAGTTGCATATTTTTATGGCAATCCATTATTTGCAATTTTTGTTGGAGGTTTTGCGGGAGTTGCACTTTCAGGTCTTCATGTAATTTTTACTATTTTTCTTAAATCAGATCAGATAATAACGGGGATGGCTATTAATTTTTTGGGACCAGCTATTGCTATGTTGTTTGGGATTTTTATTTTTGGTTCTTCTTCAACCCCTCCAATAGATGTTAAGTTACCTATACTTTTTGATGGAATTTTAGATAAAAAATCTTTTATATTTCAGATTTTTGGAAAAAGATACTCACTTTACATAGCAATAATATGTGTCATTCTTTTCCATATTATATTTAAATATACTAAAATTGGGCTTAGAATTAAAGCTAGCGGTGAAGACCCAGAGGTTTTAGAATCTCTTGGAGTGAATGTAGTGATGATTAGGGTTTTTTGTGTGTTTTTGAGTGGTTTATTTGCAGGAGTTTCGGGAGCAGTGGTCTCTACTGTAATTACCTCAAGTTATATGCAAGGAATTATAGGTGGACAGGGTTTTATTGCTATTGTTATGCTAATTTTTGGTAAATGGAGGCCTTTTGGCATTTTAATGGGTAGTTTTTTATTTTCTTTTGTAAGAACTTTAGTTGTTGTTGTGTCTCAAGTTTCCTTTTTCTCTTTAATAGTATCTCCTAAGGTGTTGATTATTTTGCCCTATGTTGTTGTGATTTTAAGTCTTATGTTTTTTTCAAAAAAGAACTATGCTCCTAAGTCTTTAGGTTTGCCCTATAAACAAGATTAATTTTATTCCTATATCTTTAAATTCATTTTTAAACACTGTTGAAATTATTTAAGGTTTATTTGGGAATTATTTTTTTTGCTCTAAAATTATGAATGGTATCTGTTAATCTTGAGTTTATTAAAGTGATTAAATAACTGGTTGTTTTACGAGGTAGTTTTATGTTGAAAATTAAATACAAGTTTGTAGGGTTTTTGTTCATATGTTTAATGGTAATTGTATTATTCTTTTCTTGGATTTTTAAGTCCATTTTGGGTAATTATGTAGAAAATTATTATAAGCAACTTACAAGAGGTCAAGTAAGGAGAGCTACTTTTGCTATGCAATCTTTGCTAGATACATTTTACATTATTCTTGATGGTACAGGATCTACTATAGCTCTTGAAACTCTTTATGAATATTCTTTTTTAAAAAATGGAGGTCGTACCTTTTCAGGGACGGAGATAGACAAACTGAGGGATCATTCTAAGGCAGTTCTTGATACTGTTAAGTTAAACAGGAGGTATCGTGATCGAATATATAAGACATTGATAGACTTGAAAATAGACACTATTTATGAAGAATTTGCGTTTCTTGACTTTGAAGGTAAGGTAATTGTTACTACAAGACATGAAAATAATATGGATTTTGGTCAATCTGAGTCAGGCACTAGATATTTTAAGAAAACTTTAGAAGATTATAAAAAAGATAAACTAAATTTTGTTGGCTGGTACACGGGTCTTACTGAGGGAATAGCGGGAGAAGTGGCTTTGAAGTCTCGTCAAAAGGAAAAGAAGGCTTTTGCTATAGTAGTTCCTGTCTACTCTGCAGAGGATAAGGTAGTTCTTGGTTATTTAGTAGGTTATTTAATTAATGATGTTATTGGGGATAGGTTAGATAGGACTAGATTTGGATTTTATAAGAGAGGAAATTTGCTTTATTTAGATCCAAGTAATCATGCTGCTAATCCTTTAGTAGAATACAATGAGAGTTCGAAGCTTAGCTCAAAGTTTGTTAATGTTTTAAAGGATGCTTTGTCCAAACCCCCAAGACAGGCCGTTGTGGCAACTGAGGCTCCTGTTTATCAGATTGAGAGGGCTTATTTGCCAGAAATGGGGTTGGATAACTATTATGCTATGTTACCTGTTAG from Borrelia turcica IST7 includes the following:
- a CDS encoding ABC transporter permease; the protein is MKVGGHRYKKIALECLNSPVFINFFALCLGFLILGLVVSLLGYSPFRMYYIIIEIMFSSPKHLGYILSYATPLIFTGLSVGIALKAGLFNIGVESQFMLGSIAALMAGLFFKLPPVLHVICVFLVAFIVSGSLGILIGYLKVKFNINEVISGIMFNWIIFHINNIIIDIPFIKKDNSDLSKSIRESAFIDFFGSWKLSPEGLAYRAENPFINDLLKAPLNFGIIIGIVLAVLIWVLLSKTILGFKISSIGHNIDASYRVGIDIRKVLLFAMFLSGALAGLAGAVQVMGVNKAIFKLSYMEGTGLNGIAVSLIANNSPIGIIFSSILFSILLYGSSRVQSLMGLSSSIVSLMIGIVVLVISASHFLNKMILEGIKSVKRNNIPN
- a CDS encoding ABC transporter permease, translating into MLNATIFLISETLVNSQTLILAGLGGLISEKSGIINIGLEGTMALGAFVGATVAYFYGNPLFAIFVGGFAGVALSGLHVIFTIFLKSDQIITGMAINFLGPAIAMLFGIFIFGSSSTPPIDVKLPILFDGILDKKSFIFQIFGKRYSLYIAIICVILFHIIFKYTKIGLRIKASGEDPEVLESLGVNVVMIRVFCVFLSGLFAGVSGAVVSTVITSSYMQGIIGGQGFIAIVMLIFGKWRPFGILMGSFLFSFVRTLVVVVSQVSFFSLIVSPKVLIILPYVVVILSLMFFSKKNYAPKSLGLPYKQD